In Lactococcus garvieae subsp. garvieae, the following proteins share a genomic window:
- a CDS encoding YdcF family protein yields the protein METPLIIAFSVISFLALIPTVIFYTKSHRLKDMRTLRLGRLTIGFLVSLFVLFNGIMGILFSANYNLHSNVILAIIIIELALFLIPTFMISFVVPIGIVVLTIKMWRRESHSLANLILPAIMFVFFLVDWLYIRVSTLSDGWLWLQLLSYVYPVLAFYLVWQFIVFFFASWTYGRRFRKKSSKYHVVLGSGLINGQFVSPLLANRIRAGIKASNDETIMVFSGGQGSDEQLAEALAMQKYAVEELGFPKERTLVEDQSKTTFENLKFSSQLIEKMEQKADEEFLFFSSDYHVFRAALFTAQQGLNAQGGIGGKTPLYFRLPAFIREFIAVMNSQRRKHIFWVGLITGIFIAFALFILFMEHFVLNR from the coding sequence ATGGAGACACCACTTATTATTGCATTTTCGGTGATTAGTTTTTTAGCTTTAATCCCGACCGTCATTTTTTACACGAAGTCGCATCGTTTGAAGGATATGAGAACTTTACGTTTGGGACGACTTACTATTGGTTTTTTAGTCAGCCTTTTTGTACTGTTTAACGGTATTATGGGGATTCTTTTTTCGGCTAATTATAATTTACATTCAAACGTCATTTTAGCCATAATTATTATTGAGCTTGCCCTTTTTTTGATTCCTACTTTTATGATCAGTTTTGTCGTGCCTATCGGGATTGTAGTTTTAACGATTAAAATGTGGCGCCGTGAATCACATAGTTTGGCAAATTTAATTTTGCCGGCCATTATGTTTGTCTTTTTTCTAGTCGATTGGCTTTATATTCGAGTTTCTACTTTATCTGATGGCTGGCTTTGGCTACAGCTCTTAAGCTACGTTTATCCTGTGTTGGCCTTTTATCTTGTCTGGCAATTTATCGTTTTCTTTTTTGCCAGCTGGACATACGGACGTCGATTCCGGAAAAAATCATCAAAATATCATGTGGTACTGGGCTCTGGACTGATTAATGGCCAGTTTGTGAGTCCCCTTTTAGCTAACCGCATCCGTGCAGGAATAAAGGCTTCAAATGATGAAACGATAATGGTTTTCTCTGGTGGACAAGGAAGTGATGAACAACTTGCGGAAGCACTTGCGATGCAAAAATATGCTGTCGAAGAACTGGGCTTTCCTAAAGAACGGACCTTGGTTGAAGATCAGTCAAAAACAACGTTTGAAAACTTAAAATTTTCATCTCAATTGATTGAAAAAATGGAACAGAAAGCCGATGAAGAATTTCTCTTTTTCTCTTCGGACTATCACGTTTTCCGTGCGGCTCTCTTTACTGCTCAACAAGGATTAAATGCGCAAGGGGGAATTGGAGGAAAAACACCTTTGTACTTCCGTCTTCCAGCATTTATCCGTGAGTTTATCGCTGTGATGAACAGTCAACGACGTAAACATATCTTTTGGGTGGGCTTAATCACAGGTATCTTCATAGCATTTGCTCTCTTTATCCTTTTTATGGAGCACTTTGTACTTAACCGTTAA
- the pepF gene encoding oligoendopeptidase F — protein MAKKRDEIAENLTWDLSTVFENDAAWELELKRVSEKLETVNAYEGHLLDSAQSLLEITEMELEISRAVEKVYVYASMKHDQDTQVSLYQEYEAKATNLYAKFGESFAFYEPEFLALTPERYESFRREEPKLEHYSHMFERLFAKKEHILSPKEEKLLASASEIFGAAAETFEIFDNADIELPMIKDEKGQEVQLTHGNYISLMESKERKVRKAAYQALYSNYEQYQHTYAKTLQTNVKVHNFKAKMRGYHSARQAALSSNFIPEEVYDKLLESVNKYLPLLHRYIKLREQILGLEDDLKMYDVYTPLSDLDYKFNYPEAVEKAQEVLQILGPEYAHHVKKAFEERWIDVAENSGKRSGAYSGGCYDTNAFMLLNWQETLDDLFTLVHEMGHSMHSTFTRENQPYVYGDYPIFLAEIASTTNENILTESLLAASTDEKVRFAILNHWLDGFRGTVFRQSQFAEFEHEIHKADQEGKVLTSEFMNQLYAELNEKYYGLPARENPEIQYEWARIPHFYYNYYVFQYATGFAAATYLAEAIVNGGTDAREKYLTYLKAGSSDYPLAVIAQAGVDMEETTYLESAFAVFEKRLIELEKLVEKGAHL, from the coding sequence ATGGCAAAAAAACGTGATGAAATAGCTGAAAACTTAACTTGGGATTTGTCAACTGTATTTGAAAATGATGCCGCCTGGGAACTTGAACTTAAAAGAGTTTCGGAAAAATTAGAGACGGTAAACGCCTACGAAGGACATCTTCTAGATAGCGCTCAAAGCTTATTAGAAATCACGGAAATGGAGCTAGAAATCTCGCGTGCTGTGGAAAAGGTTTATGTCTATGCCTCAATGAAGCATGACCAAGATACGCAAGTGAGCCTTTACCAAGAATACGAAGCCAAAGCCACAAATTTATATGCCAAGTTTGGTGAAAGCTTTGCTTTTTACGAGCCGGAATTTTTAGCTTTAACGCCAGAACGTTATGAAAGTTTTAGAAGAGAAGAACCTAAACTGGAACACTATTCCCATATGTTTGAACGCCTTTTTGCTAAAAAGGAGCATATTTTAAGTCCAAAAGAGGAAAAACTTTTAGCCAGTGCGAGTGAGATTTTTGGTGCTGCGGCCGAAACCTTTGAAATTTTTGACAATGCTGATATTGAACTTCCGATGATTAAAGATGAAAAAGGACAGGAAGTACAGCTGACACATGGCAATTATATCTCGCTCATGGAAAGTAAGGAGCGTAAGGTACGAAAGGCAGCTTATCAAGCCCTTTATAGCAACTATGAACAGTATCAACACACTTATGCTAAAACGCTACAAACAAATGTAAAAGTCCATAATTTTAAGGCAAAGATGCGGGGCTACCATTCAGCTCGTCAGGCAGCTTTATCAAGTAATTTTATTCCGGAAGAAGTCTACGATAAGCTCTTAGAGTCTGTCAATAAATATTTGCCTCTTTTACATCGCTATATTAAATTGCGTGAACAGATTTTAGGCTTAGAAGACGATTTAAAGATGTATGATGTTTATACACCCTTATCGGACTTGGATTATAAGTTTAACTACCCAGAGGCAGTAGAGAAAGCCCAAGAAGTTCTTCAAATTTTGGGGCCTGAATATGCGCACCATGTAAAAAAAGCTTTTGAGGAGCGTTGGATTGATGTGGCAGAAAATAGCGGTAAACGTTCGGGTGCTTACTCAGGTGGATGCTATGATACAAATGCTTTTATGCTGTTAAACTGGCAAGAAACTTTGGATGATTTGTTCACCTTAGTACATGAAATGGGGCACAGTATGCATTCCACATTTACACGGGAAAATCAACCTTATGTTTATGGGGACTATCCAATCTTTCTTGCAGAAATTGCTTCAACAACCAATGAGAATATCTTGACTGAAAGTTTACTTGCGGCCTCGACAGATGAAAAAGTGCGTTTTGCTATTTTAAACCACTGGCTTGATGGTTTCCGTGGCACTGTTTTTCGTCAAAGTCAATTTGCTGAATTTGAACATGAAATACATAAAGCTGATCAAGAAGGAAAAGTTTTGACCAGTGAATTCATGAACCAGCTTTATGCAGAACTTAATGAAAAATACTATGGTTTACCCGCCCGGGAAAATCCTGAAATTCAGTATGAGTGGGCCCGCATTCCGCACTTCTATTACAACTATTATGTCTTCCAATATGCTACTGGCTTTGCTGCAGCAACTTATCTTGCTGAGGCTATCGTTAATGGTGGGACAGATGCGCGTGAAAAATACCTCACTTATCTCAAAGCCGGATCAAGTGATTATCCCCTGGCTGTGATTGCTCAAGCAGGTGTGGATATGGAAGAAACAACATATTTAGAATCAGCTTTTGCTGTTTTTGAAAAACGTTTAATTGAGCTAGAAAAATTAGTCGAAAAAGGAGCCCATTTATAA
- a CDS encoding O-methyltransferase — protein MVLTYKRTSNPMMNRPVVKEEIVDFMRERQTQITGPLKDVETFAHENNIPIIPHETVVYFQMLLDLMKPQRILEIGTAIGFSALMMAEAAPDAEIITIDRNPEMIALAKENLATYDARKQITLLEGDAADLLADLKGEFDFIFMDSAKSKYVEFLPRAMELLSENGVIIMDDIFQGGEILIPIMEIKRTQRALERGLRRLFDEVLDNPKYRASMVPLGDGILMIKKV, from the coding sequence ATGGTTTTAACATACAAGAGAACAAGTAATCCGATGATGAATCGTCCCGTAGTCAAAGAGGAAATTGTTGACTTTATGCGCGAACGTCAAACGCAAATTACTGGTCCGCTAAAGGATGTTGAGACATTTGCTCATGAGAACAATATCCCAATTATACCTCATGAAACAGTAGTGTATTTCCAAATGCTTTTGGATTTGATGAAACCTCAAAGAATTTTGGAAATAGGGACGGCCATTGGTTTTTCTGCACTCATGATGGCAGAAGCAGCACCAGATGCTGAGATTATTACTATCGATCGTAACCCAGAAATGATTGCCTTGGCCAAGGAAAATCTGGCTACCTATGATGCAAGAAAACAAATCACTCTCTTAGAAGGTGATGCTGCTGATCTTTTGGCAGATTTAAAAGGAGAATTTGATTTTATCTTCATGGATTCGGCGAAATCAAAATATGTAGAGTTTCTGCCGCGTGCAATGGAGTTGCTTTCGGAAAATGGTGTCATTATTATGGATGATATTTTCCAGGGCGGGGAAATTCTCATTCCTATTATGGAAATTAAACGGACGCAGCGTGCACTTGAACGTGGACTTCGTCGTCTTTTTGATGAAGTTTTAGACAATCCTAAATACCGCGCGAGCATGGTTCCTTTAGGAGATGGAATATTAATGATTAAGAAAGTTTGA
- a CDS encoding peptidyl-prolyl cis-trans isomerase, translated as MKFKKLNILLATAVAALGLVTLSACGNNNSTGENIITMKGDTINVGDFYSEAKTFPSMPATSLLQNLTFSKMFEKDFGDKVSDKDVQAKFDDTKKQMGEQFAAALQQQGFTEKSYKSYVRLQLLQEYAIEKKITDTQFTDANLKAAWADFHPEVEAIVVPETTKDAATKAAKAAKSDAAKFEKDNASNKQKFDSTSTTIPKEVQTAAFKLKNGEVSDVIESTNASTGATSYYVVKMIKTSDKGSDMNKYKDKLKDVIKAEKLADTTYVAGVIGEYLKAHNVTVKEEAFSTIFSQFTSSSSSK; from the coding sequence TTGAAATTTAAAAAATTGAACATCTTACTCGCAACAGCTGTTGCGGCTTTAGGGCTTGTCACACTTTCAGCTTGTGGAAATAATAACTCAACTGGAGAGAATATTATCACAATGAAGGGTGACACAATCAATGTAGGGGATTTCTACAGTGAAGCTAAAACTTTTCCAAGTATGCCTGCCACATCTCTTTTACAAAATTTGACATTTTCAAAAATGTTTGAAAAAGACTTTGGTGATAAGGTTTCAGATAAAGATGTTCAAGCGAAGTTTGACGATACCAAAAAACAAATGGGTGAACAGTTTGCTGCAGCTTTGCAACAACAAGGTTTTACTGAAAAGAGTTACAAATCTTATGTCCGTCTTCAACTCTTGCAAGAATACGCCATTGAGAAAAAAATCACAGATACACAATTTACAGATGCTAACTTGAAGGCAGCTTGGGCAGATTTCCATCCAGAAGTTGAAGCGATTGTTGTTCCAGAAACAACCAAAGATGCAGCAACCAAGGCAGCAAAAGCTGCGAAATCAGATGCAGCCAAGTTTGAGAAAGACAATGCAAGCAACAAGCAAAAATTTGATTCAACAAGTACTACTATTCCAAAGGAAGTTCAAACTGCAGCCTTCAAATTGAAAAATGGTGAAGTTTCTGACGTTATTGAATCAACAAATGCTTCAACTGGAGCAACAAGCTACTATGTTGTGAAAATGATTAAAACTTCAGACAAAGGTTCAGACATGAACAAGTATAAAGATAAACTTAAAGATGTAATCAAAGCTGAAAAATTGGCAGATACAACTTATGTTGCTGGTGTAATTGGTGAATACCTTAAAGCACATAATGTCACTGTGAAAGAGGAAGCCTTCTCAACAATCTTCTCACAATTTACATCAAGTTCATCATCTAAATAA
- a CDS encoding IS110 family transposase translates to MKCFVGLDVSSTKLDVCIMSNDTELGVLYAASLTNDMIGASEIKEQVLSLNEKYEFNRVVIGMEATSLYSFHPAMFFHEDSELKQLGVEVMVEQPAKIKKYREAFEENKNDTLDAFYIADYFRIERFTRSYLKEEKYLALQHLTRTRLQLVEQLVRTKQHFIENIYYKCNTLSAELKNEELSTSVWSATIMTLMTEDYTLDELANTPLEDFTELIQKLGRGRFKAPEKLAKAIKAAIKGSYRLSLVQQDSVNIVLSLLAREIRSLEKMIKEIDRAIEDMVEIIPEYQCLTSVPGIGKVFAAGIIAEIGQIERFKDHPQVAKYAGLNWKETQSGNTSSQNTSLAKRGNRYLRYYLVEAANSVRRHNVEYAEFYKKKKDEVPKHKHKRAVVLTARKLVRLVDVLLRNHQLYTPPRRFMEDN, encoded by the coding sequence ATGAAATGTTTTGTCGGTTTAGACGTCAGCTCTACCAAACTCGATGTGTGCATCATGTCAAATGACACGGAACTTGGAGTCTTGTACGCTGCTTCACTTACCAATGATATGATTGGTGCTTCTGAAATCAAAGAACAAGTACTCTCACTTAACGAAAAGTATGAATTTAATAGAGTCGTCATTGGCATGGAAGCCACATCCCTCTACAGTTTTCATCCTGCAATGTTCTTCCACGAAGACTCGGAGTTAAAGCAGCTCGGAGTCGAGGTCATGGTGGAACAACCAGCCAAAATAAAGAAATATCGTGAGGCATTCGAAGAAAACAAGAATGATACCCTTGATGCTTTCTACATCGCGGATTACTTCCGCATTGAACGCTTTACAAGATCTTATCTTAAAGAAGAAAAGTATCTGGCACTACAACATCTCACAAGAACTCGACTTCAGCTCGTGGAACAATTAGTACGTACAAAACAACACTTCATTGAAAACATCTACTACAAGTGCAATACGCTCTCTGCGGAATTAAAGAATGAAGAATTGAGTACCTCTGTTTGGTCTGCCACAATTATGACACTCATGACCGAAGATTACACGCTAGATGAACTCGCAAATACTCCTCTTGAAGATTTCACGGAACTCATCCAGAAACTCGGGCGAGGTCGCTTCAAAGCTCCTGAGAAACTTGCAAAAGCAATAAAAGCTGCCATAAAAGGAAGTTACCGCTTATCACTCGTCCAACAAGATTCTGTCAATATTGTACTCAGTCTCCTTGCTCGCGAAATACGGAGTTTAGAGAAGATGATTAAAGAAATTGATCGAGCCATTGAAGACATGGTAGAAATTATCCCTGAATACCAATGTTTGACCAGTGTACCTGGTATTGGAAAGGTATTCGCTGCAGGAATTATCGCTGAAATAGGACAGATTGAACGCTTTAAAGACCATCCTCAAGTCGCTAAATATGCTGGCTTGAATTGGAAAGAAACACAATCTGGCAATACCTCATCTCAAAATACTTCTCTTGCAAAACGAGGCAATCGTTATCTTCGCTATTACTTAGTTGAAGCCGCCAACTCTGTACGAAGACATAACGTGGAATACGCAGAGTTTTACAAGAAAAAGAAAGATGAAGTCCCCAAACATAAACACAAAAGAGCCGTCGTTTTAACCGCAAGAAAACTTGTGCGTCTGGTGGATGTGCTACTACGCAACCACCAACTCTATACGCCACCAAGGAGGTTTATGGAAGATAATTAG
- the alaS gene encoding alanine--tRNA ligase, whose amino-acid sequence MKKMTSTEVRQMFLDFFKSKGHSIEPSQSLVPVNDPTLLWINSGVATLKQYFDGSVVPENPRITNAQKSIRTNDIENVGKTARHHTMFEMLGNFSIGDYFREEALAYAWEMLTSSEYFDFPAEKLYITYYPDDKDTFNRWVELGVDASHLVPIEDNFWEIGAGPSGPDTEIFFDRGEAYDPENIGLRLLAEDIENDRYIEIYNIVLSQFNADPALPRSEYKELPQKNIDTGMGLERMVCIIQGGKTNFDTDLFLPIIREIERISGKTYDPDGDNMSFKVIADHIRALSFAIGDGALPGNEGRGYVLRRLLRRAVMHGKKLGIEGKFLAQFVPVVGKIMESYYPEVLEKQDFIMQIIDREEEAFGRTIDGGSKLLDELLAKLKEEGKTMLEGQDIFRLYDTYGFPVELTEELAEDAGFKIDHEGFKAAMKEQQDRARAAVVKGGSMGAQNETLQSIKEESEFLYDVEKYDGKLLVAVKDDEKVDTVSGEAQLIFDKTPFYAEMGGQVSDHGVIKNTAGKVVAEVKDVQHAPNGQNLHMVDILSTLVVGETYTLEIDAERRHGIIKNHTATHLLHAALHNIVGEHALQAGSLNEVEFLRFDFTHFAPVSKEELADIERQVNEVIWQSLAVETVETDIETAKEMGAMALFGEKYGKNVRVVKIGDYSVELCGGTHTATTSEIGLFKIIKEEGIGSGVRRIVAVTGQKAYEAFKDAENTLNEVAAVVKAPQAAQVVPKVTAMQEELKAAQKENDALAGKLAASQSDEVFKNVLQAAGKSYIASEVTVPDVNGLRNLADIWKQKELSDVLVLVAKIGEKVSLLVASKTAEVKAGNLIKDLAPYIDGRGGGKPDMAMAGGSKAAGIPELIENVGSKLS is encoded by the coding sequence ATGAAAAAAATGACTTCAACAGAAGTACGCCAAATGTTCCTTGATTTCTTTAAATCAAAAGGGCATTCTATCGAACCTTCACAATCTTTAGTACCGGTGAACGACCCCACTCTACTTTGGATCAACTCTGGTGTTGCGACTTTGAAACAATATTTTGACGGTTCAGTTGTGCCAGAAAATCCACGTATTACAAATGCGCAAAAATCGATTCGTACCAACGATATCGAGAATGTAGGTAAAACAGCACGTCACCATACAATGTTTGAAATGCTTGGGAATTTCTCAATCGGTGATTATTTCCGTGAAGAAGCTTTGGCTTACGCTTGGGAGATGCTCACAAGCAGTGAATATTTTGATTTTCCAGCGGAAAAACTTTATATTACTTACTACCCTGATGATAAAGATACATTCAACCGTTGGGTGGAGCTCGGTGTTGATGCAAGTCATTTAGTACCAATCGAAGACAACTTCTGGGAAATTGGCGCAGGACCTTCAGGACCAGATACCGAAATTTTCTTCGACCGTGGTGAAGCTTACGATCCTGAAAACATTGGTTTGAGACTCTTGGCTGAAGATATCGAGAACGATCGTTACATTGAAATCTACAATATTGTTTTGTCACAATTTAATGCTGATCCAGCACTTCCACGTAGCGAATACAAAGAGTTGCCACAGAAAAATATTGATACGGGAATGGGACTCGAACGCATGGTTTGTATTATCCAAGGTGGAAAAACGAACTTTGATACCGACCTTTTCCTCCCTATCATCCGTGAAATTGAACGTATTTCTGGAAAAACTTACGATCCAGATGGCGACAACATGAGCTTTAAAGTTATTGCAGACCATATCCGTGCGCTTAGCTTTGCTATCGGTGACGGTGCTTTGCCAGGAAATGAAGGACGTGGCTATGTCCTCCGTCGTCTTCTTCGTCGCGCAGTTATGCACGGTAAAAAATTAGGCATTGAAGGTAAATTCTTGGCTCAATTTGTTCCAGTTGTTGGTAAAATTATGGAGTCATACTACCCAGAAGTCCTTGAAAAACAAGACTTTATCATGCAAATTATTGATCGTGAAGAAGAAGCTTTTGGCCGTACAATTGATGGCGGAAGCAAACTCTTAGATGAATTGCTTGCCAAACTTAAAGAAGAAGGCAAGACAATGCTTGAAGGGCAAGATATCTTCCGTCTTTACGATACTTATGGTTTCCCAGTAGAGTTAACTGAAGAATTGGCTGAAGATGCTGGCTTTAAGATTGACCATGAAGGTTTCAAAGCAGCCATGAAAGAACAACAAGATCGTGCACGTGCTGCTGTCGTTAAAGGCGGTTCAATGGGCGCACAAAACGAAACGCTTCAATCCATCAAAGAAGAATCTGAATTCCTCTACGATGTTGAAAAATATGATGGCAAGCTTCTTGTGGCAGTTAAAGATGATGAAAAAGTGGATACTGTAAGCGGTGAAGCACAACTTATCTTTGATAAAACACCATTCTACGCGGAAATGGGTGGACAAGTGTCTGACCACGGTGTGATTAAAAATACTGCAGGTAAAGTCGTTGCAGAAGTTAAGGATGTTCAACATGCACCAAATGGCCAAAACCTTCATATGGTTGACATTCTCTCTACGCTTGTAGTTGGTGAAACATACACACTTGAAATTGATGCAGAACGCCGCCATGGGATCATTAAAAATCACACGGCCACTCACTTGCTCCATGCCGCATTGCACAATATTGTAGGTGAACATGCACTTCAAGCAGGTTCACTTAACGAAGTGGAGTTCCTTCGCTTTGACTTTACACACTTTGCTCCTGTAAGCAAGGAAGAATTGGCTGATATCGAACGTCAAGTGAACGAAGTGATTTGGCAATCCTTAGCAGTTGAAACAGTAGAAACTGATATTGAAACAGCTAAAGAAATGGGCGCAATGGCTCTCTTTGGCGAAAAATATGGTAAAAATGTGCGTGTCGTTAAAATTGGTGATTACTCTGTTGAACTTTGTGGTGGAACACACACAGCGACAACAAGTGAAATTGGTCTCTTCAAGATTATCAAAGAAGAAGGTATTGGATCAGGCGTACGCCGTATTGTTGCCGTAACAGGTCAAAAAGCTTATGAAGCATTTAAAGATGCTGAAAACACGCTCAATGAAGTTGCCGCAGTTGTGAAAGCACCACAAGCAGCTCAAGTTGTGCCGAAAGTAACAGCTATGCAAGAAGAACTTAAAGCGGCTCAAAAAGAAAATGACGCATTAGCAGGTAAATTAGCTGCAAGTCAATCTGATGAAGTCTTTAAAAATGTTCTCCAAGCAGCAGGCAAAAGCTATATTGCCAGTGAAGTTACAGTACCAGATGTAAATGGACTACGTAATCTTGCAGATATCTGGAAACAAAAAGAGTTGTCCGATGTCCTTGTCCTTGTGGCGAAGATTGGTGAAAAAGTGAGCCTGTTAGTGGCAAGCAAAACAGCTGAAGTTAAAGCTGGAAACTTGATCAAAGACCTTGCCCCTTACATTGATGGCCGCGGTGGTGGTAAACCTGATATGGCCATGGCAGGTGGATCTAAAGCTGCTGGAATTCCAGAACTTATCGAAAATGTAGGTTCAAAACTTTCTTAA
- a CDS encoding MurR/RpiR family transcriptional regulator has translation MFEDNKLHALNDLESKIFEEVVKSPEIIMNMTIREFASTVHASPTTIVRMTHKLGFSGWNELKNYLQEQKHQILMKAEDPKYDNLLAFELFTKRLLSPEYTALIDEAAKLLEETEYTVFMGVGTSGALADYGTKYFNNAGLPAFEVIDPYQPLMTNNAKTMTVVALSISGKTNFIIAQIIAYKRDGVKVIAITNEANNTMANMADVSIPYNVAHEGSKVHALGNLTTQLPVMAILEQLAHKTQERRQNKKDKRTEETFKSNFI, from the coding sequence ATGTTTGAAGACAATAAACTGCACGCGCTCAATGATTTGGAAAGTAAAATTTTTGAGGAAGTTGTCAAATCACCAGAAATTATTATGAACATGACCATTCGTGAATTTGCCTCGACCGTCCATGCTTCTCCTACGACAATTGTACGTATGACTCATAAGTTAGGTTTTTCAGGCTGGAATGAACTCAAAAATTATTTGCAAGAACAAAAACATCAAATTTTGATGAAAGCAGAAGATCCAAAGTATGATAATCTTCTTGCCTTTGAGCTCTTTACTAAACGTTTATTGAGCCCTGAATACACTGCCCTCATAGATGAAGCTGCAAAGCTCTTAGAAGAAACCGAGTATACGGTTTTTATGGGAGTGGGAACTTCAGGTGCTTTAGCCGATTATGGCACAAAATACTTTAATAATGCAGGGTTACCTGCATTTGAGGTCATTGATCCTTATCAACCACTCATGACAAACAATGCCAAAACAATGACAGTTGTTGCGCTCTCTATTTCTGGGAAGACCAACTTTATTATTGCTCAAATTATTGCCTATAAGAGAGATGGGGTTAAGGTTATTGCCATCACTAATGAAGCAAATAATACAATGGCTAATATGGCCGATGTTTCTATCCCCTATAATGTGGCACATGAGGGTTCAAAGGTCCACGCTTTAGGAAATTTAACGACACAACTTCCTGTAATGGCTATTTTAGAACAATTGGCGCATAAGACCCAAGAAAGACGTCAAAATAAGAAAGATAAACGGACAGAGGAAACATTTAAAAGCAACTTTATTTAA
- a CDS encoding histidine phosphatase family protein produces MKELYLMRHAQTLFNVQGRTQGWSDSPLTQKGIEDALKAGERLRAKQLCFDAFYSSTQERASDTLELLFPNQEYGRLKGLKEMNFGVYEGHSNYLEPMDKTTYFKNFGGESSHQVSERMYQSLSECLNKHDKVFALSHGAAMHFFTQEKVFNFESQPPMPLGNLACLHFTYDEGIFTFIESLSLL; encoded by the coding sequence ATGAAAGAATTGTATTTAATGCGCCATGCGCAAACTCTATTTAATGTGCAAGGGCGCACGCAAGGTTGGAGTGATTCGCCACTGACACAAAAAGGAATCGAGGATGCGCTTAAGGCTGGAGAGCGACTTCGAGCAAAACAACTTTGCTTTGATGCCTTCTACTCTTCCACACAAGAACGTGCTTCTGACACTCTGGAATTGTTATTTCCCAATCAAGAATACGGCCGCCTGAAAGGTCTTAAAGAAATGAATTTTGGAGTCTATGAGGGACATAGCAATTACTTGGAGCCCATGGATAAGACGACATATTTTAAAAATTTTGGTGGCGAAAGCAGTCACCAGGTTTCTGAGCGGATGTACCAAAGTTTGTCAGAGTGTTTAAACAAGCACGATAAGGTTTTTGCCCTCTCACATGGTGCAGCCATGCATTTTTTTACTCAGGAGAAAGTTTTTAACTTTGAAAGTCAACCCCCTATGCCGCTCGGTAACTTGGCTTGTCTTCATTTTACTTATGATGAAGGAATATTTACTTTTATCGAATCACTCTCACTCTTATAA